The sequence below is a genomic window from Terriglobia bacterium.
AGGTCGCATCGCCAAAGTTATGCAGAGCCGTACAGCGATACTGCACCTATGACAAACGGAATCGCCCCAACTTTGTCTCCGCAATGGAAGCGATCCTGCGGAAAACAGCTGGCTCTCCTTAACTTGACGCGCATGCCTGCAGGGGCGATGCAGGAACGCCTGCAATGCCCCGAATACAAGGACCTTGCATCGCCCTTACAGGGCTCTCTTTGTTAATGGCCATCCATTCCCAGGGCTCACGCCCTGGGCTGCGGACTGCGGACGCCCCTTTCGGGACTTAAGCCCTTGCTCCTGGTACGCTCAAGACGATTCCAATCACCCTTATTTAAGTACCAGTCGCCCCTGACCCCAAGATCCCCAGAGAGCGCAGATGCCTCAGGTGCAAACCAGCGCGTTGACTGACTCGAGTCGTCGTTTCATGCGACGCCAGGGTCGGCCTTTCACGGTCTGGGCTCAGAACAGGTTCCAAAAGCACGCTCCCTAGTCGACCGCAACCTTGGTGCCTTTCTGCCGCTCGCGCGACAGATGATCGATTCGCTCGTCGATGAGTGAGCGCATCGCCTTGAGCATTTCAATCCGTGCGTTGCGCAAGTGCTGGCGCGCCGGCGCGGACTTCAGCCCGAAGGCGTCGATGAGGTGGGCTGCTATGCTCTCGCAAATGCAGTGTTCCGCATGCGGAGCCTGGGTTTGTGCCTGGCCTGTGTTCTCAGTTTCCATAATTACATGCCTCCTAAGTCTTCGACATTGGCATTCAATGTGCAGGCTCTCTCAACTCGATGGTCAGACGCCTGTTCTCCAACCGGGCCCGGGCCGGTGCCAGCCCGGCCATTGAGGTCGGCAGGCCGACATGTCTTCGTATGCTGCCCACCTCGACCACCAGTTCGTCGCCCTTCTTGAAGAGCCCGACTTCTGCCTTGGTGGCAAACGGAAGCTGCAGCTGCACCTCATACCAGCCGTCGTGCTTCAGGAAGTGGTAAGGCCTGCTGGTGCAGGTAACGGCTGCCGGATCCTCACCCGTCGAATATATCGCTTCCGCCAGCTCCTCCAATCGCCGGTGGCCGAGTACCTCGTAGGGAAAGATGGGCGCCTGCTTTATCGGGACCGGCGCGAAATACTCGTGAATCTCAGCCAGGATTCGGTCCTGGGAGCTGTGCCATTCGGAAAAGAAGACGTCGCGGACTTCATCCGGCAGCACGCGGTTCACGATCACGGTGTCCACCGTCAAGCCGTGAAGGGAGAAGTAGACAAAAGCGCGTTGCGTCTCCCGCAAGACCATCTTTTCCGGATTAGTGACAAGGCGAACGCTTGTGATTTCGGGATCCTCCAGCAGCAGGTCCACTCCTTCGAGACGTTCGAACAGCTTCTGGATATTGACAAAATAGTTGTCCGGCGGGAGCTCGATCGGTGCGACACGATTGGCAATTGGTCTGACGGCTTTGAGAAGACTGCGCTGGAACGGGAAGATGTGTTTCATGTACCAGTCCAGCGTCGTGGGCATGCTGACGAAACGCATCGACTCTGCCGTCGGCGCGCAGTCGAGAATCACTACGTCGTAGCTTTGCTCGCGCCGGTACTGATTTACATACATCATTGCGGTGAGTTCTTCCATGCCAGGGAGGATGGCGAGTTCCTCGGCCTCCACTTCCTCGATGCCGGTGGTTCTCAGGACCGACACGACGTAAGCCGAAATCTCCCGCCAGTACCTCCTGATCTCCCTCTGGATGTTGACTTCATGGATCCACAGCCTATCATCGATCAAGTAAGGGTCGGCTGTCTGGCCGTGAAACAAGGCGATCGGAAGATCAAAGGCGTCGGCGAGGCTGTGAGCAGGATCGACGCTCATAACGAGCGTCCGATAACCCAGCTGAGCGAGACGGATGCCCGTGGCCGCGGCAAGGCTGCTCTTGCCCACGCCCCCTTTTCCACTGAAGAGAAGCAAACGCATGGCCTTTTTCCCGTGGTTCACACCTCTAAAGATAGGAGATTGTGCGGATTCGATCAACGCCTCTTTGACGGAATGACACGATGCCCTTCCCTTGAGATCGCATGCGTGCGGAGTTTTGACACACAGGGCTTTTGGGCCCGCTGCCGTGGCGGCCAGACGAGCTTCTTGCGCAGCCTCATTGAGACTGAGGTTTTTCAGCAAGATAAATGCGGTGAGGCGCGCGGAAGTTCCGGATACGCCGCCACCGACCGGCCGATTAGTCAGCAACTCCTGTATACTTTGGGTTGGGCGTCGCAGGCACCAAGGAGCTCCTCCGTGAGAGTATTCGTCGTCTATTGGCATCCAGAGCCGCAGAGCTTTAACGCTGCAATGTTCCACACGGCTTGTGAGACATTGACGGCTGCGGGACATGAGGTTCGAACTTCCGACCTGCATAAGATGCGCTTCGATCCAGTTTCCAGTCGGAAGAACTTCACCACGGTCAAGGACCCGAACTACCTCAGACTGCAGATCGAAGAAAGGTACGCCACTGAAACGAACGGGTTTTCGGAGGAGATTGAGTCCGAGATTCGGAAGATCGAGTGGTGTGAGCTGATGATCTGGCAGTTCCCGCTTTGGTGGTTCGCATTGCCGGCAGTTCTCAAAGGGTGGGTTGATCGTGTTCTTGCAATGGGACGCACTTATGGTGGTGGTCGGATTTACCAGTCCGGCGTTTTTGGCGGAAAGCGGGCGCTACTGTCCCTGACCACAGGTGGACCGGAAGACGCTTATCGCAAAGGCGCATTCAACGGAGACATCGCTGGAATATTACGTCCGATTCACCGAGGCATTTTGCAGTTCGTCGGTTTCGACGTACTGGCGCCACAGATCGTCTACGGGCCCGTTCGCTCGACTGACGAACAGCGAAGACAGGCTTTGGCGACCTATGCCGAGCGCCTTCAGACGATCGGTTTGGAGTCCCCCATTGATGTTGGCATATATTGAGCAAGTGGTGCTTGTCGCCAATCCCATGCCCGATTGGAGTATCGAGGAGATCCTCGCAGTGCACTTCCGTATGCACAAGGCCGAGGGAGTACTATTCCGGGACGCTCTGGTCCGCGCCACGAAAGCATGCGGACTGAGGCTGATCGAGATCCCGGAGAAGCTGCTGACGAAGCACGCCGAGAAGGCGCTCGGGAGCCCGGCGAGCGGCCTGATGAGAAAGGTTACGACGCTCGGGAAGGTCGTCGGCCCTCCTTGGGGGAAAGACCAGAAGGACGCTGCTCTTGCTGCCCTGATCGCGTTGCAGGGGCGCCCGAAGTAGGGAGGTCTGCCATGAAGATCAGCGCCCGGTTACAAATCGGAGATCTTTCTGTCACTCAGGCGGATAACAAAACCGAGGAGTTTATGAAAATCAAATTGAGTAGTGTGATGGTGGATGACCAAGACAAGGCCCTCAAGTTCTACACGGACGTCTTGGGCTTTGTGAAGAAGACGGTTCTATTTGAGGACACCGGCGGCAACCTCATAAACCTTTATCAGGTGACTCCAGGCTCTTGAGAGAGAGGGCCCGACCTACCCCGCATTTCAGGGCAGGATGCCTTAAAGACGCTTGAGGGAAGACCCGGAGGATCCATGCAGGCGACAGCTGGAAAAATCACGGTCCTGTTTCTCTGCACCGGCAACTCATGCAGGAGCCAAATGGCGGAAGGCTGGGCACGCCGGCTCAAGGGCGACGTGATTGAGCCTTATTCTGCGGGAATAGTGGCCCAGGGATTGAATCCCAGCGCCGTAAAGGTTATGGCCGAAGCCGGCGTGGACATATCAGGCCATCGCTCCAAACTCCTGGCTGAGCTGATCGATATCCCATTCGATTATGTCGTGACCGTTTGTGACGACGCGAACGAGCCTTGCCCGGTATTTCCCGGAAAAGCCAGGCGCTTTCATGCCGGCTTCGCCGATCCTCCCAGGCTGGCGAAGAACGCCGGGACAGAAGAGGAGGCCCTCAGTCACTACCGCCGCGTGCGAGACGAGATTCGCGCATTTGTGGAAAAACTGCCCGAAGCGCTGACAGGGGATTGCTGATTTTCCTCAATCTCAAGCACGAGGTGCGCCGATACCGCAAATCCCGCTAGCTCGCCGGCTGAGCCGCTCTAAACCAGTGGCGAGTCCGATTGCAGACAGAGCAGACGGACAGCATGACCGGCACCTCGATGAGGACTCCGACGACTGTCGCGAGAGCCGCTCCCGAGCCGGGCCCGAAGAGGGCAATGGCGGTTGCGACCGCCAGTTCGAAAAAGTTGCTCGCCCCGATCAGCGCGCCTGGAGCGGCCACCGAGTAAGAAACCCTGAAAAGGCGCATCAGTCCGTATGTCAGCGAAGCATTGAAATAAACCTGTATGAGAATCGGCACCGCAATCAGGAGGACATGCAGGTATTTCTGGGTAATGTTGTCGGCCTGGAATCCGAATATCAACACAAGTGTCGCCAGCAGCGCCGTCATACTGACGGGCGCAAACCGCGGCAGCAGGATTTTCTCGAACCATTCGGCGCCTTTTCTGCGAATGAACCAGTGCCGCAAGATGACACCGACGGCCAGGGGGATTACGATAAAAATTGCGACAGCGTAGAGGAGGACCCGGAACGGTACATCAAGCGAGGAAGCGCCGCTGACCAGAAATCGAACGATCGGCGCGAACAGAACCAGCATGATCAGGTCATTTACCGACACCTGAACTAACGTGTAGGCGGGATCTCCGTCCGTGAGGTAGCTCCAGACAAACACCATTGCTGTGCAGGGTGCGGCCGCCAGAATGATGCAGCCGGCGATGTATTGATCTGCCTCCGCCGGGGAAATCCACAATGAAAAGATAAAGCGAAAAAACAGCCACGCAACAAGTGCCATGGAAAAGGGCTTTACCAACCAGTTGACAAACAAGGTCACGAAAAGCCCTCGGGGTCGTTTGCCGACATTGCGGATGGCGGCAAAGTCGACCTTCATCATCATGGGTATGATCATGAGCCAGATCAGCACCGCGATCGGAATGTTTATCTGGCTTCCCTGGCCGAATTCCATCCGTCTCAAAGCATCAATGGAATCCGGCATGAGCTTGCCGAGGATGACGCCCACGATCATGCACGCGCCGACCCATAGACTCAGATACCTCTCGAAAACGTTAAGCCGCTTTGGACTAACCTCTTCGGCTGCTTGACTCATATTTGACTTTTCTCCATCTCAGGTCTCACCAGGGGTGCCTTGTAAACAACGGCTGGAACCGGAAAACCATGAATAGCGGTCTGAACACCGCAGGATCTTGATATGACTCGAGATCACTCTTCGCCGCACATCAAACATTCTATTTGCACTTCAGAAATATCTTCTCCGCCTTAACGGCACCGCTCCTGGAACAGCACTCCTCGAACAGAAACGCCAACAGATCCTGCAGGATTTCAGTATTTGCAGAATACCAGAGGCAAGTGTGTTCTCTGTGAACCCTGGCCAGGCCCACACTTTTGAGTTTTTCGAGGTGGTGAGAAAGTGTGGAACCTGGAATTCCAAGCCTGGCCTGGATGTCCATCACGATCATACCGTGGGGGTATGCCGATAGGAGAAGCCTCATGATCCGGAGCCGCGGCTCCGTTCCCATGGCGGACAACACCTGGGCATAGTGAGCCACATCAGCGTCTTCGGCTTTCATAATTTGCATATCTCTAAAAAAGGCTTCGTTGAGGCCATTTTTCGCTGCTTATCCGCAGCAACCGGATCCCACAGGACTACTGCTTGCGAAATGCAGAAATGAATGCGATCGGATTCTACGACATTTCTAATATAATAGAAATAGCGAATTTTTCAATCATCCACGGCATGAATCGTGGCCGGTTCTGATATAGCCGCTGCGCACCCGCGATTTCCTGATCGGTACGATCAAGCGGGCGCAGGCCGCCGGACGGCGCTCCTACAAAATACCTGGCTTGTCAACGTTCGTCGACCTCGCCGGCCTTTGCTTCGTCCTAAGGCAATGATTTCAAGAATCCCTGATGGGGACACTTACCCGCCAGGTGGTCAAATGGCGTGGTATTCACCTAAAGAGAACCCGGGCGTACTGAGGATCACAAAGTCGCATCTCATAGATATGTAATTACTTGCGGCTCGGTCTGGTGAGTTGCAAAAGTCTGGCCACCTATTTGCCTATCCTTCTAGGCGAATGATTGGAGGACTTCATGCTTCCTGCTAGATTGGACAAAGTGCTTAAAGCTGCGGCCGATCCTACCCGCCTGCGCCTGCTGAATCTGCTTCGCCTTGGCAGCATCTGCGTGTGCGATCTGCAGAAGGTGCTGGGGATTCCACAGCCCACTGTTTCACGCCACCTGGCAGCCTTGAGGCATGCGGGATTAGTCGGCGATGTGCGCAAGGGAATGCGGATCGTTTATTCCCTCGTTCCCGGGATAACGACTCAAATTGAGGCACTGCACCAACTTCTGGACCGCTGCTGCCCGGAAGATGCCGTGATGCGGGCCGATATTGTGCGGTTCCGTGGGGCCGTTGCTGCCGGCACTTGTCGGCTGGAGACAGCTGACAGCGAGGATTCTGCTCCCGGAGCGCAATTGGAGGGAAACCTGGCTTGAGATTTGGGTCGGGCCCAAGACACAGGTGTCGAGCATGCTTGAAGTAACGGTCGACAAGTTTATCTTCCGGGTTCCCGAAACGCTCCTCTTCAGTGAAGCGGGAATCTGGGTAGCCGTGGAAGAATCACGCGCGCGCCTGGGGCTGTCCGATTTTGTCCAGCAGGTGAACGGCGATATCGCCTTCGCCAAGGTCGCGGCTGCCGGCACCGAACTCCAAGTCGGGGACGAGTTCGGAAGCATCGAAACGGTCAAAGTGAATGTGAGTCTGGCGTCTCCCGTGAAGGGGAGAATCTTGGAGGCTAATCCGCAGTTGCAGGAGTTTCCGGAAGCCATCAATCAGGATCCCTACGGCAGAGGGTGGATGGTGGTCATAAAACTCCGGGACTGGGAGAAGGACAAAGCTGGACTGCTTGACGCGCCGCGTTACCTCAAATGCGTGAAGGAACAGGCTGAGGTGGAGTTGAAGAAATGACGCGCAAGGCGCTGATCGTACCCTGCAGCGGCATCGGCAAGACCTACGGTAGCGTCGCGCGCGAGGGCGCGTACATAGTCACCGAGGATCTCCGTCCGAAAAGCACCCGGCTTGTGCCGCTTGCGCTCGTCGTTCTTGGAGTCGAAGAAGTGCAACAGACGCTGGCCGGATCCCCGGCCATCGCCATCGACGGCTGCAAGCTTGCGTGTGCCGCCAGGGTGGTTGCCGAGTCGGGCGGAACCGTGGTACATGCCCTCCAGGTGCTCGATGTCTATCGCAGGCACCGCGATTTGAAGTCGGCCGGAATCGCGAAACTCAATGCGGCCGGGCAGCAACTCGCGAAGGCCCTCGCAGATGAGGTGTCCGGTCTGGTGGATGGAATCGCAGCGGAGGAGGCCAATGCCTGAATTGCCGAAGCGAAAGATCGGCCTTGTATCGTGTTCAGGCGAAGAAATGGCCGAGGGGACGGTCACCCGGCTCGCCACGCTCCAGGTCCTGGAGACCTTGCGGTCGGACGAGACAGTCACGATCTGTCTCCCGCTCTTCCTTGCCGGGGGAGAAGGGGATCGTGCCTTTGCACGCTTCTACCCGACGATTGCGATCGACGGCTGTGATAAGCGCTGTGCCGCCCGGGGCACGGAAATGTACAGTTCGAAACCGGCCTCAAGCATCGTAGTAAGCGAACTCTGTCCTGCCGGTGCAGGAGAACTCGGAACGGCGCGGCATCTGAACGAGGCAGGCATGGCCGCAGTGAACGCAGTCGCAGCGGAGATTGCACGGCAGGTTGACCGGCTGCTCGGTACCCGCAGTGATAGGAGCCAAGGCGCATTCACAGTGGACGGTCCTGCAGTTAAGGAAGAAGTGCCTGGCGCTGCAACCTGCTCCTGCGCCTCGGGGATTCCTGTCAAAGTCCTCGATATTAATGGGCGAAAAGTTGAGATCCTCGCGTTGCCGCTGATTCTCGAAATGTTCCGCGAGGCTGGAAAGCCTGCAATCGATGAAACGGCGGCGGAGATGCTCGAGACTGTGCGTCTTTATAATCAGATCCCCGAGGGCGAAGATGCCTCCTGGAAGCTGGTGCTCGGCCGCGAATACGCATCGTACTGCGCGGAGGGCAGTTGATGTCTCGCACGGCCTCTTATTACACGACGGTCCAATGGAAGGGAGAACATTGGGGCCATATCCGGATGGGGAACGGACCCGAGATGGACTTCTCCGCCCCGCCTGATGCGCATGGCCACGCCGGGGTTCTCACTCCCGAAGACGCCTTCGTGGCGGCTGCCAACACCTGCGTCATGATGATGTTCATCTGGGCAGCGGAACGCTTCAAGCTGGACCTCGTGTCCTACGAATGTGGCGCAGAGGGCACCAAGTTGACCGAGCTCGACCGTACGGAGATCTTCACGCGCGTCGCGCTGCGTCCCCGGATCGTTGTGCGCGCGGGTCGCCAGGCACGGGAAGCCACACTCAAGCATGTTCAGAGAGCCCTGGAAAGCGCGGTGAAATACAGCCTGGTGGCGAACTCACTCAAGTCGGAGATCATCATCGAACCCGAAATCGAGATCATTTGTTAAATCGATGCGCCCGTTGAATTCGGCAGGAGAAACCATCGCACTACCTATTGAGAATCATGAAACATAGTGACAGAAATAAAATTCCCAGCCCCGAAGTTTAGGCGGAAAGAGAATAGCCCCGGGCGTGAGCCCTTAAGCGCTAACTTAACCCACTTTCCCGACCTGGGCTTGGACTTGGACTTGGACGTGGACCTTGACGCTCTGCTGCGCAGCAAGCGATAAGAAGCGACCCGTAGCCTGATAAAGGTTGGGCGTGCAAGAGTTTGTCTCCGCTCAAAAGGTCCACGTCTACGTCCAGGTTTAGGTCCAAGTCCACGTTTATCAGGTGAAGAAGGAGCCCTGAAGGGGCGACACATCTATCCGGGGAATAGCGTCACTATAATATCTGATCCTCCAGAAAGGAGGAATCCATGACAGGGAAAACCGTGGGTTTTATCGGAGGAGGGAGGGTAGCGCACATCATCCTGGGCGGATTGAAAAAGGCCGGGCAGATGCCGGCAAAGGTGGTTGTCAGCGATGTCAGCCTGGATGCCTTGAACCGGCTCCGGGCCAGGTATCCGGAGATCCAGACTGTTCACAACGATAACCGGCCGCCAGCGTCGCAAGAACTGGTCTTTGCGGGACTGCACCCTCCGGCTTTGCCAGGCTGCCTGGGCGAAATAAAGGGTTGTCTGAAACCAAATGCAATCCTGATCTCATTGGCTCCAAAGCTGTCGATCGCAAAACTTGCCGGTGCGCTGGACGGTTTTGATCGCATCGTTCGACTTATCCCCAATGCTCCTTCCATTATCGGAGCCGGCTTCAATCCCCTCACTTTTTCCCGCGCATTGAGCGAGGCGGAAAAAGTGGAGATGTCCGCTTTAGTGGGTGCCCTGGGCAAGTGCCCGGAAGTGGACGAAGCCAAGCTGGAAGCCTATGCCATAGTCACCGCTATGGGCCCCACATATTTGTGGTTCCAGTTGCACGAGCTGCAGAAAATCGCCGAATCCTTCGGGCTGTCCCGCCGGGAGGCGGAAACCGGCATCTCTGAAATGGTTGCCGGAACCGGGAAAAGCCTTTTCGGATCAGGCGTGGCGGCTGAAG
It includes:
- a CDS encoding NAD(P)-binding domain-containing protein → MTGKTVGFIGGGRVAHIILGGLKKAGQMPAKVVVSDVSLDALNRLRARYPEIQTVHNDNRPPASQELVFAGLHPPALPGCLGEIKGCLKPNAILISLAPKLSIAKLAGALDGFDRIVRLIPNAPSIIGAGFNPLTFSRALSEAEKVEMSALVGALGKCPEVDEAKLEAYAIVTAMGPTYLWFQLHELQKIAESFGLSRREAETGISEMVAGTGKSLFGSGVAAEEVMDLVPVKPLGDEEEKIKAAYHAKLEALYAKLKN
- the arsB gene encoding ACR3 family arsenite efflux transporter, encoding MSQAAEEVSPKRLNVFERYLSLWVGACMIVGVILGKLMPDSIDALRRMEFGQGSQINIPIAVLIWLMIIPMMMKVDFAAIRNVGKRPRGLFVTLFVNWLVKPFSMALVAWLFFRFIFSLWISPAEADQYIAGCIILAAAPCTAMVFVWSYLTDGDPAYTLVQVSVNDLIMLVLFAPIVRFLVSGASSLDVPFRVLLYAVAIFIVIPLAVGVILRHWFIRRKGAEWFEKILLPRFAPVSMTALLATLVLIFGFQADNITQKYLHVLLIAVPILIQVYFNASLTYGLMRLFRVSYSVAAPGALIGASNFFELAVATAIALFGPGSGAALATVVGVLIEVPVMLSVCSVCNRTRHWFRAAQPAS
- a CDS encoding glycine cleavage system protein H, which translates into the protein MLEVTVDKFIFRVPETLLFSEAGIWVAVEESRARLGLSDFVQQVNGDIAFAKVAAAGTELQVGDEFGSIETVKVNVSLASPVKGRILEANPQLQEFPEAINQDPYGRGWMVVIKLRDWEKDKAGLLDAPRYLKCVKEQAEVELKK
- a CDS encoding arsenate reductase ArsC, which translates into the protein MQATAGKITVLFLCTGNSCRSQMAEGWARRLKGDVIEPYSAGIVAQGLNPSAVKVMAEAGVDISGHRSKLLAELIDIPFDYVVTVCDDANEPCPVFPGKARRFHAGFADPPRLAKNAGTEEEALSHYRRVRDEIRAFVEKLPEALTGDC
- a CDS encoding putative zinc-binding protein, coding for MTRKALIVPCSGIGKTYGSVAREGAYIVTEDLRPKSTRLVPLALVVLGVEEVQQTLAGSPAIAIDGCKLACAARVVAESGGTVVHALQVLDVYRRHRDLKSAGIAKLNAAGQQLAKALADEVSGLVDGIAAEEANA
- a CDS encoding OsmC family protein gives rise to the protein MSRTASYYTTVQWKGEHWGHIRMGNGPEMDFSAPPDAHGHAGVLTPEDAFVAAANTCVMMMFIWAAERFKLDLVSYECGAEGTKLTELDRTEIFTRVALRPRIVVRAGRQAREATLKHVQRALESAVKYSLVANSLKSEIIIEPEIEIIC
- a CDS encoding putative zinc-binding protein; translation: MPELPKRKIGLVSCSGEEMAEGTVTRLATLQVLETLRSDETVTICLPLFLAGGEGDRAFARFYPTIAIDGCDKRCAARGTEMYSSKPASSIVVSELCPAGAGELGTARHLNEAGMAAVNAVAAEIARQVDRLLGTRSDRSQGAFTVDGPAVKEEVPGAATCSCASGIPVKVLDINGRKVEILALPLILEMFREAGKPAIDETAAEMLETVRLYNQIPEGEDASWKLVLGREYASYCAEGS
- a CDS encoding metalloregulator ArsR/SmtB family transcription factor, which gives rise to MQIMKAEDADVAHYAQVLSAMGTEPRLRIMRLLLSAYPHGMIVMDIQARLGIPGSTLSHHLEKLKSVGLARVHREHTCLWYSANTEILQDLLAFLFEECCSRSGAVKAEKIFLKCK
- a CDS encoding NAD(P)H-dependent oxidoreductase is translated as MRVFVVYWHPEPQSFNAAMFHTACETLTAAGHEVRTSDLHKMRFDPVSSRKNFTTVKDPNYLRLQIEERYATETNGFSEEIESEIRKIEWCELMIWQFPLWWFALPAVLKGWVDRVLAMGRTYGGGRIYQSGVFGGKRALLSLTTGGPEDAYRKGAFNGDIAGILRPIHRGILQFVGFDVLAPQIVYGPVRSTDEQRRQALATYAERLQTIGLESPIDVGIY
- a CDS encoding TRC40/GET3/ArsA family transport-energizing ATPase; amino-acid sequence: MRLLLFSGKGGVGKSSLAAATGIRLAQLGYRTLVMSVDPAHSLADAFDLPIALFHGQTADPYLIDDRLWIHEVNIQREIRRYWREISAYVVSVLRTTGIEEVEAEELAILPGMEELTAMMYVNQYRREQSYDVVILDCAPTAESMRFVSMPTTLDWYMKHIFPFQRSLLKAVRPIANRVAPIELPPDNYFVNIQKLFERLEGVDLLLEDPEITSVRLVTNPEKMVLRETQRAFVYFSLHGLTVDTVIVNRVLPDEVRDVFFSEWHSSQDRILAEIHEYFAPVPIKQAPIFPYEVLGHRRLEELAEAIYSTGEDPAAVTCTSRPYHFLKHDGWYEVQLQLPFATKAEVGLFKKGDELVVEVGSIRRHVGLPTSMAGLAPARARLENRRLTIELREPAH
- a CDS encoding metalloregulator ArsR/SmtB family transcription factor, with translation MLPARLDKVLKAAADPTRLRLLNLLRLGSICVCDLQKVLGIPQPTVSRHLAALRHAGLVGDVRKGMRIVYSLVPGITTQIEALHQLLDRCCPEDAVMRADIVRFRGAVAAGTCRLETADSEDSAPGAQLEGNLA